One Pirellulales bacterium genomic window, TGGCTCCGAACCCGGTCGGAAAAACGGCGAAAAAATCGTTTTCCACCGGGGTGCCTGTACCCACTCATTCACATCCCCTGAGCGGGTCGGGAGCGTCAGTCCGGCATTGCTGCAATCGCACGGCAAAAAAGGATTGACAGAAATGCAAATGACAGCCAATAGTTTGCAAAGCCATTGCAGAGTGGCTGCGATGCGAGCCGGAGTGGCGGAATGGCAGACGCGCTGGACTCAAAATCCAGTTGCCGCAAGGCAGTGTGGGTTCAAGTCCCACCTCCGGTACCTTCTACAGGGCAACGCTTTACTTCGCCGGCTTCGCATCGCGTTCCGACCGATCAGCGGGTTCAACCTTCCAATAACCTTCCAGCGGCGTTCAAAATCAGCCCTCGGTGCCAGTCGCCGAGAGGGCCGGCAGCGATGGAACAAACAGGTTGTGAATCGCGGGTGTGAGTTGCCGGGCCATGTTGATGTAGCGTTGCGTCGTCTGGTAATCCTTGTGCTGCATCAGGGCCTGCAGGGTGTCGGCCGACAGTTTGTCGGCGTTCATCGTGGCGAACGCCCGACGCAAATCGTGGAAGCCGTAGTGAGGCTTCGGGCCCGTCGCCGGCTTCACGGCCGCCGCGTCTTGGATCGCCGCGAATTCATCCCACAGCCGGCGCCGATCTTCGCCCCAGGGGAAGACGAGCCCGCCGAAGCTGCCTGCGGTCAATCGCTCGATGTGATCGATCACCAGCGGATGCAGCGGGGTGACCATATCGCGGCCGCCTTTATTGTGCTCGGCCAGGCTCATTGCGGTTCGGGCCTTCAGGTCCACGTCTTTCCATTGCAGCGAGAGCAGCGAACCGATTCGCCAGCCGGTCATGTAGGCCATGGTCAACAGCCCTCGCCACCAGTCAGCCGCATGGTAGGGAATTCGACCCGGCGCCGTGGCGACCTTGCACGCGCTGTAGATTTTGCCGAAGTGATCCGGTGTGACAAATGTCGGCAGCCGGCCAGGTTCTTTCAGAAAATCGAATTCTGGAACCCGCGGCAGATAGCCCCAGCGATGCGCCTTTCGCAGCACGGCCCGAATCGTGCGCAGCTCTTTGTTGATCGTCGCCGGTGAAACCAGCGCGCCATTCTTGCTCCGCGGTTGCGCCCGTCGCTTGGCCACGTAATCGGCGATAGTTCGAGAGGTGATCGCAGCCATCCGGACCGGCTTGGCGATTTTGTTCCAGTGATTCAACGCGTACTGCGTGGCATCGCGAGTGCCGGGCTTCATGCCGGCCATCACGTTCGCCTTAAATTCCGTTTCGAAGTCCGCCCATTGCTTCCGGCCGACGCTTTCGTAGATGCCGGCGGCCAGTTGCCCTTCGATCTTGCGCAGGTGCTTTTCCGCGGCGCTCTTGGATCCCTTCGTGACTTGGGTTCGCTTGCCCTCCGGCGTGTAAAAGCCGACCGACCAGGGGCACTTGTCGCCGAGCTTCGCGAGTTGCTTTCGATCTTGAAAAAGCCATGCTTTCATGGTTCGTGCTCCGTTTTGAAGTTGTTCGGTGGAATTCAGCCTCGCCGTTTGCCGCATCGCGTTGCATCGGTCCCCGGCGAGTGTTTGGAAATTGGCCGCTCCGATGCGTCTATTGCGTTACTGCACCTTTCAAGCACCCCGCCGATGCCGGCCGTTCACCAGCATCATCGGAGAGCGGCCGCTGCAGGTGGCTCGCGCGGGTAGTCACTCCGGTTGCCCGCGTTTTTCAAATTGCTCCACAAGCGTCCGGAGAAATTGAAAATCAGCCGACTTCGCGGAGCCGTTGTTGGAATCGTCGTCATCGTCGGGGAAAATGTCACCACTGCTGCCCGACAGCTTGAACGTGAAAGCCGTCGCGCCGTTGAGGCGGTGTATGCTGATTTCCAAACTGTCGGAACGGTTGAGTAGGTCGCGTGGAACCTCGTCGCCTGGCTCGGGGATGTTGAATCGCTGAATCATGTCGAACCATCCTTTCGCTCGCCTGTTGCTCGCGGCGTCGGTTGCGGCGGAAGAATCAATTCTTCCTTCACGATCCGATCGACCTTGTAAGCCGTCTCGAATAGGCCGGGCGACTTGTGCCCGAGGTGCAACCGCCCGGCGCCACGACAGAGCCGCTCGACTTCGCTTGCGGAACCCCGGCGAATCCATCGCAACGTGCCCCGGAGCCCGGCTGCCGCTGCGATGCAACGGAATTCGCCGAGCAACGCGTTTCGGCTTCCGCCCATCGGAAAACACAGTTTTCGCGGCAATCCGCTGGCAATGCAGCGATCGATTGCCGCGACGTTTGTTGGCGGAAGCTGGCGGTTAATCACTCGGCCGGTCTTGCTCATCACGACCGATAGCCGACCGGAACCGTCAGGCTGCGAGTTGATTTGCCCATGCTCGACGGCAAGAAGGTCGCCGAGCCGTAAGCCAGTGTTCCAGGCGGTCAGGATGAACGCGTACCACCAATGCCGACGCTCGATCATCGTTCGCCACCAAACCCCGTCGAGGTTGGCGGCCGTGTCGAGTAGCTTGCCGAGCTGCTCAACGTCGTAGCCATCAATGATTCGGGCCGGCACTTTGATGGCACGCACACGCCGGGGATACTCTGTAAGAATTCCCCGTTCAAACGCGTCTCGCCACAGCACCAAGAGCGACCGGCGGTAGCTGCGGGCCGACTCTCGCGAAACCCGCTCGAGCTCGCCCGCGATAAACGCATTGAGCGTGTCGGAATTCAGATCCGCAATTCGCGCCGGCCGTCGAAGGTGTCTGCTGAGCAGGCTCGCGACGTTTCGGTACTGCTC contains:
- a CDS encoding tyrosine-type recombinase/integrase, giving the protein MKAWLFQDRKQLAKLGDKCPWSVGFYTPEGKRTQVTKGSKSAAEKHLRKIEGQLAAGIYESVGRKQWADFETEFKANVMAGMKPGTRDATQYALNHWNKIAKPVRMAAITSRTIADYVAKRRAQPRSKNGALVSPATINKELRTIRAVLRKAHRWGYLPRVPEFDFLKEPGRLPTFVTPDHFGKIYSACKVATAPGRIPYHAADWWRGLLTMAYMTGWRIGSLLSLQWKDVDLKARTAMSLAEHNKGGRDMVTPLHPLVIDHIERLTAGSFGGLVFPWGEDRRRLWDEFAAIQDAAAVKPATGPKPHYGFHDLRRAFATMNADKLSADTLQALMQHKDYQTTQRYINMARQLTPAIHNLFVPSLPALSATGTEG